In Phytoactinopolyspora mesophila, the following are encoded in one genomic region:
- a CDS encoding type II toxin-antitoxin system VapC family toxin: protein MSYLLDTNVLSETRKRQCNAGVRRWISGIDPERLHVSVITVGELGRGVARLRQRGDQEQADMFERWLDDLIDGFGSRVLSVDSRVVRGWSAQPVSRTMPTADALIAATAAVYSLTLVTRNTADFDGVGIQLVNPFDNA, encoded by the coding sequence ATGAGCTACTTGCTCGACACGAATGTGCTGTCGGAGACGCGCAAGCGCCAGTGCAACGCTGGGGTGCGTCGATGGATCTCCGGCATCGATCCGGAACGGCTACACGTCAGCGTCATCACCGTGGGTGAGCTCGGACGCGGGGTCGCGCGGTTGCGGCAGCGGGGCGACCAGGAGCAAGCAGACATGTTCGAACGCTGGCTGGACGACCTCATCGACGGTTTCGGGTCACGTGTGCTGAGTGTCGACTCGCGTGTCGTCCGCGGATGGTCCGCCCAGCCGGTTTCACGCACGATGCCTACTGCCGACGCATTGATCGCGGCGACGGCGGCCGTCTACAGCCTCACGCTCGTCACCCGCAATACGGCGGATTTCGACGGCGTGGGGATCCAGCTGGTCAATCCGTTCGACAACGCTTAG
- a CDS encoding type II toxin-antitoxin system Phd/YefM family antitoxin has protein sequence MHVKMGAVSVDWQVYEAKQRFSEVLRAVAEDGPQTITRHGEAIAVIIDIAEFHRLTQPRMNLTELLKGPPYLDDDAVQVLGEFEGERKRDFPRAIALEADE, from the coding sequence GTGCACGTCAAGATGGGGGCGGTCTCAGTGGACTGGCAGGTGTACGAGGCGAAGCAACGGTTCAGCGAGGTGCTGCGCGCAGTCGCCGAGGACGGCCCGCAGACCATCACCCGGCACGGAGAGGCGATAGCCGTGATCATCGATATAGCCGAATTCCACCGTCTGACTCAGCCCCGGATGAATCTGACCGAGCTGCTGAAGGGGCCGCCGTACCTAGATGACGACGCGGTTCAGGTCCTGGGCGAATTCGAGGGTGAACGCAAGCGGGACTTCCCGCGCGCGATCGCGCTCGAGGCGGATGAATGA